In Mangrovivirga cuniculi, the following proteins share a genomic window:
- a CDS encoding FG-GAP-like repeat-containing protein — MRKIQTFIFFLMFIGTGIYGQVPVINSISPTDTTVNGIVTVQGSGFGTTASDLDVSFGGIKANIVDVTTNVIRVRVPAGSHHAPISVLRKSSGNISYSKQYFDLSYSGVPLNASSFEAASIQGALGPQLDILGGDFNNNGHNDVVVVYPAPQTNFSIYFNNGTGSFTKSDVALPGAAKFVEKADFNGDGNLDLAFTEDNSQGSLVYIMINNGSGGFTNVQSLTIEGNNPNRLRAADFDNDGRLDIAVVNETNNTLVSIFRNLSSGGVTNFETTPATFPITVDNARGMSIGDFNKDGKMDLAVNASLGAEVFVIKNNSTPGNFSFGQYQTFVIGGDLTRILVADFDNDGFEDIATSKIQNQISVIRNTSTEGGDINFSSPYSFTSLTSTYGIEAGDINGDGNVDIIVNSAASAQIRVFVNTSTPGSISTTTYDLDTPSPGLGIKATDLTGNARPDIFFTSRTENNWSYLKNINCVLPQTSPESFMSICLGDVRRVYATPTITGQYAWYKDNVLQKQGTDNFLDVSLGGNYTVRHLEGSCNVSSNVLGVVLNNATSPGEPAASNDGPVCPDGSLTLSAGTVSGATYQWTGPNGFESTEQNPVISPFNVENAGYYYVQTVSGDCKSDPVETYAGLANLPSSSIIPDGPTSFCDGNDVVLEVPASAEITGFTWKKDGSVISGATTGSLTVTESGSYSVVVENTSGCTQESDPVVVTVSAAPVSDFSISGNLCRGSTLSFSNSSTVDGSQTVSYNWNFGDGNSSNEFEPTKTFNTAGTYDVSLTVSYGPACQDISTQTIVVEDAPIADIELVSGTMPFCEGDSVLLQTVSEYSSYEWSNGSTGRQAYYTSGTEASVSVSSGAGCPGAGSFTLNTLPAPVIDITAEQTEISRGDTVILNASGGIDYAWEPAEFVDFADISNPYAFPTETTTFSVNATGSNGCVGTAEITITVEGSFEFKANKILSPNGDGINDTWVIQSIDQFPGCGVKIFDELGRILFEANPYNNDWDGTFNGDYLEKGAYYYVIQCDDENIGGSGSIVIVR, encoded by the coding sequence ATGAGAAAGATACAGACATTTATATTTTTTTTAATGTTTATCGGGACAGGTATTTATGGCCAGGTACCGGTAATAAATTCTATTTCACCAACTGATACCACAGTAAATGGTATCGTTACCGTACAAGGATCGGGTTTTGGAACTACTGCCTCTGATCTGGATGTTTCCTTCGGTGGAATAAAAGCAAATATTGTTGATGTAACAACAAATGTCATCAGGGTAAGAGTTCCTGCCGGGTCTCACCATGCACCTATTTCGGTACTTCGAAAATCAAGTGGAAATATTTCTTATTCCAAACAATACTTTGATTTAAGTTATTCAGGTGTACCATTAAATGCATCGAGTTTTGAAGCAGCCTCGATTCAAGGTGCATTAGGACCTCAACTTGATATTTTAGGAGGAGATTTTAATAATAACGGGCATAATGATGTTGTCGTAGTTTATCCGGCACCTCAAACCAACTTTTCAATTTATTTTAATAATGGAACGGGTTCATTTACTAAATCTGATGTAGCCCTCCCCGGAGCTGCAAAATTTGTTGAGAAAGCTGATTTTAACGGCGATGGTAACTTGGACCTGGCATTTACTGAGGATAATAGCCAGGGAAGCCTGGTCTATATCATGATCAATAACGGGAGTGGGGGATTTACAAATGTGCAAAGCTTAACCATTGAAGGAAATAACCCCAACAGATTAAGGGCAGCAGATTTTGATAATGATGGCCGATTGGACATTGCTGTTGTGAACGAAACAAATAATACTTTGGTAAGTATCTTTAGAAATCTTTCTTCCGGAGGTGTGACAAATTTTGAAACTACACCGGCGACTTTCCCGATAACAGTTGATAATGCCAGGGGAATGTCTATTGGTGATTTCAATAAAGATGGTAAAATGGACCTCGCTGTTAATGCTAGTTTAGGTGCTGAGGTATTCGTAATAAAAAATAACAGTACTCCTGGGAATTTTAGTTTTGGACAATATCAAACTTTTGTAATAGGAGGGGATTTAACCAGAATTTTAGTAGCTGATTTCGATAATGATGGATTTGAAGATATTGCCACTTCTAAAATACAGAATCAAATATCAGTAATCAGAAATACATCTACTGAAGGAGGAGATATCAATTTTTCCTCTCCATACTCATTTACTTCATTGACAAGTACTTATGGTATTGAAGCAGGTGATATTAATGGTGATGGAAATGTAGATATAATAGTAAATAGTGCTGCATCAGCTCAAATAAGAGTTTTTGTTAATACCAGTACTCCGGGTTCTATATCCACTACGACATATGATCTGGATACTCCCTCTCCAGGACTGGGAATAAAAGCTACAGATCTTACAGGAAATGCCAGGCCAGATATATTTTTCACATCCAGAACTGAAAATAATTGGTCTTATTTAAAAAATATTAACTGTGTACTTCCACAGACAAGTCCAGAGTCATTTATGAGTATATGTCTTGGTGATGTCAGACGGGTTTATGCTACTCCTACGATTACAGGGCAATATGCCTGGTATAAGGATAATGTATTACAAAAACAGGGTACAGATAATTTTCTTGATGTTTCGCTGGGAGGAAATTATACAGTAAGACATTTAGAAGGAAGTTGTAATGTATCTTCAAATGTTTTAGGAGTTGTTTTAAATAATGCTACTTCACCCGGTGAACCAGCAGCATCTAATGATGGGCCTGTTTGTCCGGATGGTTCCCTGACTTTATCAGCCGGAACAGTTTCCGGAGCAACCTATCAATGGACTGGACCAAATGGTTTTGAATCAACTGAGCAAAACCCTGTTATCTCTCCTTTTAATGTAGAAAATGCAGGATATTATTATGTGCAGACAGTTAGTGGAGATTGTAAGAGTGACCCGGTTGAAACATATGCAGGGCTTGCGAATCTACCTTCATCTTCTATAATTCCAGATGGTCCCACATCATTTTGTGATGGTAATGATGTTGTACTAGAGGTACCGGCCTCAGCCGAAATTACTGGTTTTACCTGGAAAAAAGATGGGAGTGTAATTAGTGGAGCTACGACAGGTAGTCTTACCGTAACTGAGTCCGGAAGTTATAGTGTAGTAGTAGAAAACACTTCTGGTTGTACACAAGAATCTGATCCGGTTGTAGTGACTGTTTCTGCAGCTCCGGTTTCTGATTTTTCTATTTCCGGGAATTTATGTCGTGGATCGACATTAAGTTTCTCAAACTCCTCTACTGTTGATGGTAGCCAAACAGTAAGTTATAATTGGAATTTTGGTGATGGAAATTCTTCTAATGAATTTGAGCCAACAAAAACATTTAATACTGCTGGAACTTATGATGTAAGCTTAACCGTTTCCTATGGCCCGGCCTGCCAGGATATTTCTACACAGACAATAGTTGTAGAAGATGCTCCAATAGCTGACATTGAACTTGTTTCAGGAACAATGCCTTTCTGTGAAGGAGATTCTGTGTTACTTCAAACGGTATCTGAATACAGTTCATATGAATGGTCGAATGGTTCAACAGGAAGGCAGGCTTATTATACTAGTGGAACCGAAGCTTCAGTATCTGTTAGCAGTGGAGCTGGCTGTCCAGGTGCTGGTAGTTTTACACTAAACACCCTCCCGGCTCCAGTGATTGATATTACGGCTGAACAAACGGAAATATCCCGCGGTGATACGGTTATTTTGAACGCAAGTGGTGGCATAGACTATGCTTGGGAACCGGCAGAGTTTGTTGATTTTGCAGACATATCCAATCCATATGCGTTCCCAACAGAGACGACGACTTTTTCTGTAAATGCTACCGGATCCAATGGTTGTGTAGGGACAGCTGAAATAACTATTACTGTAGAAGGTTCATTTGAATTTAAGGCAAATAAAATCTTGTCTCCTAATGGAGATGGAATTAATGATACCTGGGTAATTCAAAGTATAGATCAGTTTCCTGGATGTGGAGTAAAGATCTTTGACGAATTAGGCAGAATTCTTTTTGAAGCTAATCCTTATAATAATGATTGGGATGGCACTTTTAATGGAGATTACCTTGAAAAAGGTGCTTATTACTATGTTATTCAATGTGATGATGAAAATATAGGGGGAAGCGGTAGTATAGTAATAGTCAGATAA
- a CDS encoding EI24 domain-containing protein, translating to MIRKLFNQLGIAIKSYSYSLDFVFSKKPKWLIIPALANFVLLLIVVSSAILYADEVITWVFGMLSLSPEDSWWGKFIYWMSLISIRIFVILLFIKFYKYLMLILYAPILVWLSDSFQEYMTGYKRPFSWPSFFSDVWRGIVIAVINLTIEFGLYFVLFVITILFPVLSVVTPALSFLISSYFLAFAFIDYRNEYYEVSASGSRKFVWAHKIFAMGIGIMFNLMLFIPIIGVMVAPSISLVAAGYGANIIDRRARYNRIKNMQRSRPTPL from the coding sequence ATGATCAGGAAATTATTCAATCAACTTGGAATAGCTATTAAATCATATAGCTATAGTCTGGATTTTGTTTTTTCAAAAAAGCCAAAATGGCTGATCATACCGGCATTAGCAAACTTTGTATTATTACTGATCGTTGTTTCCTCAGCAATTTTGTATGCAGATGAAGTAATAACCTGGGTATTTGGTATGTTATCTTTATCTCCGGAAGATTCCTGGTGGGGAAAATTTATATACTGGATGAGTTTAATTTCAATCAGAATATTTGTGATTTTATTATTTATAAAATTCTACAAATATTTGATGCTGATTTTATATGCTCCGATACTTGTTTGGCTCAGTGATTCTTTCCAGGAGTATATGACAGGGTATAAAAGACCTTTTTCATGGCCTTCTTTCTTTTCTGATGTTTGGAGAGGAATAGTTATCGCAGTGATAAATCTGACTATTGAATTTGGACTTTACTTTGTGCTATTTGTTATTACGATTTTATTTCCAGTCTTGTCTGTCGTAACACCTGCTTTATCATTTTTGATTAGTTCCTATTTTCTGGCTTTTGCCTTTATAGATTACAGGAATGAATATTATGAAGTATCCGCTTCAGGTAGTAGGAAATTTGTCTGGGCCCATAAGATTTTTGCTATGGGTATAGGTATTATGTTTAATCTGATGTTATTCATACCTATTATAGGAGTTATGGTTGCCCCATCTATATCACTTGTTGCTGCCGGATATGGAGCTAATATAATCGATAGAAGGGCTAGATATAACCGAATAAAAAATATGCAACGTAGCCGACCCACTCCTTTATAA
- a CDS encoding PorP/SprF family type IX secretion system membrane protein encodes MRLIICSILFLSVFANDVRAQRAPAWSNFYMNPYVVNPAMGGIYGRGLVEVNYRRQWVKINEAPSIASLALQMPFENRVTFGVNIYNKDYSLFNTTSSNLTLGYTVPFERDHFISFGLGGGANFNSIDYGSLDDSQLSDPAIGALGENTVSFQAQFGVHYFIKGLNLSLTLPALFQDNILNSEDFDQFSFQPVDVLHGMAYYNFKLPTNDITVTPYAIYRYGYTGQSYYEGALVVDLREILWFGGSYRQDYGASLLVGFGQPDKFKIGYAYEFASNLDVGIPGGTHEIQIQVLFGNNIDIFKGLAKKKQKERAQPDWLDEYYTRKEDVQTKSTEPPIVEVEPEPEQEPEVIEPEPEITEPEPEPEITESEPEPEITESEPEPEVIEPEPEPEPEVTASEPEVIDTEPVAVVEPPIEQPDKVYKESDDPNGLKPGHYVVVDQFDSEAEVEAYIEKMRQRGFYGQYGYSSTLKKFIIYTFKTESNEDVLIERDRIKGISYYKDAYYLYVE; translated from the coding sequence ATGAGGCTAATTATTTGCTCTATATTGTTTTTAAGCGTCTTTGCTAATGACGTCCGTGCACAACGTGCTCCTGCATGGTCTAATTTTTATATGAATCCGTATGTTGTGAACCCTGCAATGGGTGGGATATATGGCCGTGGATTGGTAGAAGTAAATTACAGACGACAATGGGTTAAGATAAATGAAGCCCCTTCAATTGCAAGTCTTGCTCTTCAAATGCCATTCGAAAACCGGGTGACATTTGGAGTAAACATATATAATAAGGATTACAGTTTATTTAATACTACTTCATCGAATCTTACTTTAGGATACACAGTTCCGTTCGAAAGAGATCACTTTATTAGTTTTGGACTGGGCGGAGGAGCAAATTTTAACAGTATTGATTACGGCTCTTTAGATGATTCGCAATTATCAGATCCGGCAATAGGAGCTTTAGGAGAAAATACCGTTTCTTTCCAGGCTCAATTTGGGGTGCATTATTTTATTAAAGGGTTAAATCTTTCTTTAACTCTTCCAGCTCTTTTTCAGGATAACATCTTAAATAGTGAAGATTTTGATCAATTTTCATTTCAACCTGTCGATGTACTTCATGGTATGGCTTATTACAATTTTAAGCTCCCAACTAATGATATTACTGTAACACCTTACGCTATTTATAGATACGGATATACCGGTCAAAGTTATTACGAAGGCGCATTAGTTGTTGATCTGAGAGAAATTTTATGGTTTGGAGGAAGTTACAGACAGGATTACGGAGCCTCTCTGCTAGTTGGATTTGGTCAACCTGATAAATTTAAAATTGGATATGCTTATGAGTTTGCCAGTAACCTTGATGTTGGAATCCCTGGTGGAACCCACGAAATACAAATTCAGGTATTGTTTGGCAACAACATAGATATATTTAAAGGACTGGCAAAAAAGAAACAAAAAGAAAGAGCTCAGCCTGATTGGTTAGATGAATACTATACAAGAAAAGAAGATGTTCAGACTAAGTCTACAGAACCGCCAATTGTTGAAGTTGAACCAGAACCGGAGCAGGAGCCAGAAGTGATAGAGCCAGAGCCGGAAATTACAGAACCTGAGCCGGAACCAGAAATTACAGAGTCAGAACCGGAACCAGAAATTACAGAGTCAGAACCGGAACCGGAAGTTATAGAGCCAGAACCGGAACCAGAGCCTGAAGTGACAGCATCGGAGCCGGAAGTAATTGATACTGAGCCAGTAGCAGTGGTTGAACCTCCTATTGAGCAACCGGATAAGGTATACAAAGAAAGTGATGATCCAAATGGTCTCAAACCTGGTCATTACGTAGTAGTTGATCAGTTTGATAGTGAAGCTGAAGTTGAGGCTTACATAGAAAAAATGAGACAAAGAGGGTTTTATGGTCAGTATGGCTATAGTTCAACCCTGAAGAAATTCATTATTTATACTTTTAAAACTGAAAGTAATGAGGACGTATTGATAGAAAGAGACAGGATTAAAGGTATAAGTTACTATAAAGATGCTTATTATCTATATGTTGAATAA
- a CDS encoding carboxy terminal-processing peptidase, which translates to MVLLLFNGNIHASPVSADTLSNIEPSKDQSEEIQIMTALLLRHHYRKEKLDDSLSAEIYDNYLNSLDPNKLYFTASDLEPYNLFRFSFDDFVMQGNLNLPFQMFNRFREKLISRVEENIKTINSGFDFSKDEYYDADRDDAKWAASEEELDENWRKLLKSQYLSLKLAETESPDSILISRYERMRNIFLRYDRQDVFQYFANAFTSTFDPHTNYFSPRAKENFDIEMSRSLEGIGATLATINDYTTVMSIVPGGPADKSDELFANDRIIAVGQGKSKPFVDVVGWRVEEVVKLIRGPKGTLVRLKVLPASEGANAVAKTVTIERDKVKLKDQSAKLEMIPYKTQGKEYNFALIDIPAFYFDFKAYQNNEKDISSTTNDVKKLINEAKNKNVDGIVIDLRRNGGGALQEAINLTGLFIDKGPVVQVKNSYGSVEVGTDTDEELVYDGPLAVLTSRESASASEIFAGAIQDYKRGVIIGEVTYGKGTVQSVVDLARFIKNPDGKLGELKLTQAKYYRISGNSTQNRGVIPDIEFPSVYDYSKFGESSLENSLPWDEIKSADYKQVSLINDRFLNSYRSDFKKRLNADSNLKDYVNDVKEARDIRSSTTISLNEKERKKEIEEQNEKRANSDMLDQELEEDEIKTGEKKTEIDDVMVDEAFKFISAYITAKLG; encoded by the coding sequence ATGGTATTGCTGCTATTTAATGGCAATATTCATGCATCTCCGGTTTCTGCAGACACATTATCTAACATAGAGCCGTCTAAAGATCAGTCTGAGGAAATTCAGATTATGACTGCTTTATTACTAAGACATCATTATAGAAAGGAAAAACTTGATGATTCCCTTTCAGCGGAAATATATGATAACTATTTGAATTCACTGGATCCAAATAAATTATATTTTACTGCATCAGATCTTGAACCGTATAATTTATTTCGTTTCAGCTTTGATGATTTCGTAATGCAGGGTAATCTCAACTTACCTTTTCAAATGTTTAACAGATTCAGGGAAAAGTTAATTTCCCGTGTGGAAGAAAACATCAAAACTATAAACAGTGGTTTTGATTTTAGCAAAGATGAGTATTACGATGCTGACCGTGATGATGCTAAATGGGCAGCTTCTGAAGAGGAGCTTGATGAAAACTGGAGAAAACTGTTAAAGAGTCAGTATTTAAGTTTGAAACTAGCAGAAACTGAATCACCAGATTCAATTCTTATCAGCAGATACGAGAGAATGCGAAATATCTTTTTAAGGTATGACAGGCAGGATGTATTCCAGTATTTTGCTAATGCTTTTACATCAACATTCGATCCACATACAAATTACTTTTCCCCAAGGGCTAAGGAGAATTTTGATATTGAAATGAGCCGTAGTCTTGAAGGTATTGGAGCAACTTTAGCTACAATAAATGATTATACAACTGTTATGTCAATCGTGCCGGGTGGACCTGCAGACAAATCCGACGAACTATTCGCAAATGACAGGATTATAGCAGTTGGCCAGGGAAAATCTAAACCATTTGTAGATGTAGTAGGATGGAGAGTAGAAGAAGTTGTGAAATTAATCAGGGGACCAAAAGGGACTCTGGTAAGATTAAAGGTATTGCCAGCTTCTGAAGGAGCTAACGCAGTAGCTAAAACAGTAACCATAGAAAGAGATAAGGTAAAATTAAAAGACCAGTCAGCTAAATTGGAAATGATTCCCTACAAAACACAGGGTAAAGAATACAATTTTGCATTGATTGATATTCCGGCATTTTATTTTGACTTTAAAGCGTATCAAAATAATGAAAAAGACATTAGTAGCACTACTAATGATGTTAAGAAGCTTATAAATGAGGCTAAAAATAAAAATGTTGATGGAATTGTAATTGATCTTCGAAGAAATGGTGGTGGAGCCTTGCAGGAAGCCATTAATCTGACCGGATTATTTATAGATAAAGGGCCGGTAGTTCAGGTAAAAAATAGTTATGGGTCAGTTGAGGTAGGCACGGATACCGATGAAGAATTGGTGTATGATGGTCCACTGGCTGTGTTGACCAGCAGAGAAAGTGCATCTGCCTCTGAAATTTTTGCAGGTGCAATTCAGGATTATAAAAGAGGAGTTATAATAGGTGAAGTAACTTATGGAAAAGGCACTGTACAAAGTGTGGTAGACCTTGCCAGGTTTATTAAGAATCCTGATGGTAAGCTGGGTGAGCTAAAATTAACGCAGGCTAAATACTACAGGATTTCTGGTAATAGTACCCAAAACAGGGGTGTAATACCTGATATTGAATTCCCAAGTGTTTATGACTACTCTAAATTTGGAGAAAGTTCTTTAGAAAATTCTTTGCCATGGGATGAAATAAAGTCTGCAGATTATAAACAGGTTTCTCTAATTAATGATCGTTTTTTAAATAGTTACAGATCAGATTTCAAGAAGCGTTTAAATGCTGATTCTAATCTTAAAGATTATGTAAATGATGTTAAAGAAGCACGCGATATAAGAAGCAGTACCACTATTTCATTAAATGAAAAGGAAAGAAAGAAGGAAATAGAGGAGCAAAATGAGAAAAGAGCTAACTCCGATATGCTTGATCAGGAATTGGAAGAAGATGAGATAAAAACAGGAGAAAAGAAAACGGAGATTGATGATGTTATGGTCGATGAGGCGTTTAAATTTATATCAGCGTACATAACAGCAAAATTAGGATAA
- a CDS encoding FAD-binding oxidoreductase: protein MIETKLKQLTGIDQYESILTFNEPNIVRGLGRSYSDQAVLANGLTLRNKMSRILEFNSDTGLLKAESGISIAEIIEVFLDKGWFPPIVPGTKFITLGGAIANDIHGKAHHVDGTFVNCVSEFSMVTPEKGRIICSRSENEDVFYATFGGLGLLGWIDTVTVQLKKVETSYFKTTAVKVKNLREMIDAFNEYDQNYRYSVAWFDPLARGENLGKGVLSLGNIAKYQDVDSGKQKNPLKLHSQKKLDLPVYLPNFALNKLSGQILNKLIEYSQSNAPALTHYDKFFFPLDAIGQWNRGYGTRGFIQYQFVIPMKDEYKILKEAMNLISSSDCTPFLNVLKKMGKGSKYLSFPMEGYTLAIDFPISKKLPELVRKLDDLVLSAGGRVYLGKDAFLERDVFRKMYPEWEEWQNIKCQLDPKGKIQNETSKRLGLLSYL from the coding sequence ATGATCGAAACTAAACTTAAGCAACTGACAGGGATTGATCAGTATGAAAGCATCCTGACTTTTAATGAGCCAAATATAGTCAGAGGTTTAGGTAGAAGTTATAGTGATCAGGCTGTACTGGCTAATGGCTTAACGCTGAGAAACAAAATGTCGAGAATTTTAGAATTCAATTCCGATACAGGTTTATTAAAAGCGGAAAGTGGAATTTCTATTGCAGAAATTATAGAAGTTTTTTTAGATAAAGGATGGTTTCCACCTATAGTTCCGGGAACGAAATTTATTACCCTGGGAGGTGCGATAGCAAATGATATTCATGGTAAGGCTCATCATGTGGATGGCACTTTTGTGAATTGTGTTTCAGAATTTTCGATGGTTACTCCCGAAAAAGGGAGGATTATCTGTTCACGTTCAGAAAATGAAGATGTATTTTATGCTACATTTGGAGGATTAGGTTTACTTGGGTGGATCGATACGGTCACTGTTCAGTTAAAAAAAGTAGAGACCTCTTATTTTAAAACTACAGCTGTTAAAGTAAAAAATCTCAGAGAGATGATTGATGCTTTTAATGAGTACGATCAAAATTACCGCTATAGCGTGGCATGGTTTGACCCTTTAGCAAGAGGTGAAAATTTGGGAAAAGGAGTTTTGTCTTTAGGAAATATTGCAAAATATCAAGATGTAGATTCGGGGAAACAAAAAAATCCTTTAAAACTTCATAGTCAGAAAAAACTTGATCTTCCTGTTTACCTTCCAAATTTCGCCTTGAATAAACTTTCAGGACAAATTCTTAATAAGTTAATCGAGTATTCTCAGTCTAATGCTCCAGCATTAACTCATTACGATAAGTTTTTCTTTCCCTTAGATGCAATTGGTCAGTGGAATAGAGGCTATGGTACGAGAGGGTTTATCCAATATCAATTCGTTATACCCATGAAGGATGAGTATAAAATTCTTAAAGAGGCAATGAATTTAATCTCTTCCAGTGATTGCACTCCCTTCCTTAATGTATTAAAGAAAATGGGCAAAGGATCAAAATATTTATCATTTCCAATGGAAGGATATACCCTGGCAATCGATTTTCCTATTTCTAAAAAATTGCCAGAACTAGTAAGAAAACTTGACGATCTTGTTTTATCAGCAGGAGGAAGGGTTTATCTTGGAAAGGATGCTTTTCTTGAGAGAGACGTTTTCAGGAAAATGTATCCTGAATGGGAAGAATGGCAAAATATTAAGTGCCAGCTCGATCCTAAAGGGAAAATACAAAATGAAACTTCGAAGCGTTTAGGTTTATTGTCTTATTTATGA
- a CDS encoding YdcF family protein, giving the protein MLFSSLFLIFSNPFLANNAFRIWELPPVKFTDLEKNYEIGVLLTGITQYDAPTQDRVYFNKGADRLLHTIQLYKEGYIKKILVSGGAGSLENDKISEASKLKEVLLICDVPENDIIIDSLSQNTVQNAVNSTLILNKRNISSENALLITSAFHMRRAKACFIEAGAENIVSFPVDYYTRENDWNPDDLFIPSVDSIYLWSKLIKEWVGYVAYFLFGYI; this is encoded by the coding sequence ATGTTATTTTCTTCACTTTTTTTAATATTTTCTAACCCTTTTTTAGCAAATAACGCTTTCAGAATATGGGAGTTACCTCCTGTTAAATTCACAGACCTTGAGAAGAATTACGAAATTGGAGTACTTCTGACCGGTATTACTCAGTACGATGCTCCTACCCAGGACCGTGTATATTTTAACAAAGGTGCTGACAGATTGTTACATACAATACAATTATATAAGGAAGGATACATTAAAAAAATTTTGGTTTCTGGAGGGGCAGGTAGCCTTGAAAATGATAAAATATCGGAAGCTTCAAAATTGAAAGAGGTCCTTTTAATTTGTGATGTGCCTGAAAATGACATTATAATTGATAGTCTCTCTCAAAATACAGTTCAAAATGCTGTCAACTCTACTCTTATATTAAATAAAAGAAATATATCATCGGAAAATGCTTTGCTCATTACGTCTGCCTTTCACATGAGAAGAGCAAAGGCCTGTTTTATAGAAGCAGGAGCTGAAAACATTGTGTCATTTCCTGTCGATTACTACACTAGAGAAAATGATTGGAATCCGGATGATCTTTTTATTCCAAGTGTTGATAGTATCTACTTATGGAGTAAACTTATAAAGGAGTGGGTCGGCTACGTTGCATATTTTTTATTCGGTTATATCTAG